The following are encoded together in the Triticum dicoccoides isolate Atlit2015 ecotype Zavitan chromosome 6B, WEW_v2.0, whole genome shotgun sequence genome:
- the LOC119325032 gene encoding uncharacterized protein LOC119325032: protein MAAPPPKPEHSVPTNWHRTAYRLRNRVVRDTSNRKPAPSRYDNGIEIKHDPTWQTPTCARVALEHYNNMNQGDEHEMVKPVSSHVFVFNGIWFHANFLAKRKGATNCVDLVPKYFFAESEIVGTRKISCISCVKLDPGNPKNIGGCSLCSENILHPAGGGYHGAQPRSVRHAPGGLQISFKF from the exons ATGGCTGCTCCTCCGCCCAAGCCCGAGCACTCCGTCCCTACTAATTGGCATCGCACTGCGTACAGACTCCGCAACCGCGTCGTCCGGGATACCAGCAACCGCAAGCCCGCCCCCAGTCGCTACGACAACGG GATAGAAATTAAGCATGATCCAACATGGCAAACTCCGACGTGTGCACGTGTGGCTTTGGAACACTACAACAACATGAATCAG GGGGATGAGCATGAGATGGTTAAACCAGTGAGCAGCCATGTCTTTGTCTTCAATGGTATCTGGTTCCATGCAAATTTCCTTGCCAAGCGAAAAGGAGCCACCAACTGTGTTGATCTCGTCCCCAAGTACTTCTTTGCTGAATCGGAAATTGTGGGGACGAGGAAAATATCTTGTATTTCATGTGTTAAGCTTGACCCAG GCAATCCCAAAAACATTGGTGGTTGTAGCCTGTGCTCTGAGAATATCCTGCATCCTGCTGGGGGTGGATACCACGGTGCCCAACCTCGATCTGTTCGACATGCTCCTGGTGGCCTACAGATTTCATTCAAGTTCTGA